Proteins encoded together in one Halothermothrix orenii H 168 window:
- the oraE gene encoding D-ornithine 4,5-aminomutase subunit OraE has translation MKKLKPTEKLDIEEILKDLENYRPRRKGWTWRKKVENHKIGDFVYKDTSENLKNSVPLPAAKNFGGIDPQPEQVITTEIASGRFEDDIRRMRMAAWHGADHIMVIRTAGQSHFDGLIEGTPEGVGGIPITRKQIRATRKALDLIEDEVGRPINFHSYVSGVAGPEIAVLFAEEGVNGAHQDPQYNVLYRDVNMLRSFVDAAEAKRIMAGAGLLQIDGAHNANATAREAWKVMPELFVQHAINSLFSLKIGIPKDRIALSTVPPTASPSPDIWINLPYAVALRDLFEGFRFRAQQNTKYMESSLREATVTHTLNLLITKLTSADIQSTITPDEGRNVPWHYNNIQAVDTAKQAFAGMDGLKEVVEVKEEGYLKVKARELKERAVLFLEEILKVGGYFKAVESGFFVDSGRYPERNGDGIAREIDGGVAAGTIVPRDDDYLAPVCDHFGENNIPEELEKPCDLIGGCTLHNPDKIDFIDELDDEDNVHKRLEKNKKYRKGNLLKPEVEWLADGWVNITIFLPINQDVAEVAALEIARKMGLKNPEVIHKEVMHPAEGTLLEVKGQVDFDIEVDKLRIPEKQKPLPDDEIREFIDENPMRVVAATVGKDEHSVGLREIIDIKHGGIEKYGFKVTYLGTSVPVSKVVDAAIETNADAILISTIITHNDIHRINMRKLNDLCIEKGIRDKVILVAGGTQVSNDIAVEAGMDAGFGRGTSGDEVASFLVKKKRGDI, from the coding sequence GTGAAAAAGCTGAAGCCTACTGAAAAACTTGACATCGAGGAAATATTAAAAGATCTTGAAAATTATCGGCCTCGCCGTAAGGGCTGGACCTGGCGTAAGAAAGTAGAAAATCATAAGATCGGAGATTTTGTCTATAAGGATACCAGCGAAAATTTAAAAAACAGTGTTCCCCTTCCAGCAGCCAAAAACTTTGGTGGGATTGACCCCCAACCTGAGCAGGTAATTACCACCGAGATAGCTTCTGGCCGGTTTGAGGATGATATCAGGAGAATGAGGATGGCAGCCTGGCATGGAGCTGACCATATCATGGTTATCAGGACTGCTGGACAGAGTCATTTTGATGGACTTATTGAAGGTACTCCTGAAGGGGTTGGGGGTATCCCCATAACCAGGAAACAGATCAGGGCTACCAGAAAGGCTCTGGACTTAATTGAGGATGAAGTGGGCCGACCTATTAATTTTCATTCCTATGTCAGCGGTGTGGCCGGTCCTGAGATTGCGGTTCTCTTTGCAGAGGAGGGTGTTAATGGTGCTCATCAGGATCCGCAATATAATGTTCTGTACCGTGATGTCAATATGCTTCGCTCTTTTGTCGATGCAGCTGAGGCTAAAAGAATTATGGCCGGAGCCGGTCTGCTCCAGATAGATGGGGCCCATAATGCCAATGCTACGGCCCGGGAAGCCTGGAAGGTTATGCCCGAATTATTTGTACAGCATGCTATAAATTCATTATTTTCTTTGAAAATAGGTATTCCTAAAGACAGGATAGCCCTGTCAACAGTGCCACCGACTGCGTCACCATCACCCGATATCTGGATAAATCTTCCCTATGCTGTGGCCCTCAGGGATTTATTTGAAGGTTTTCGTTTCAGGGCCCAGCAGAATACTAAATACATGGAGTCATCTTTAAGAGAGGCTACTGTAACCCATACTTTAAACCTGTTGATAACAAAACTGACTTCAGCTGATATTCAGAGCACTATTACTCCGGATGAAGGAAGGAATGTACCCTGGCATTACAACAATATTCAGGCTGTGGATACAGCAAAACAGGCCTTTGCCGGCATGGATGGTCTGAAAGAGGTTGTAGAGGTTAAGGAGGAGGGTTACCTTAAAGTTAAAGCCAGGGAGTTGAAGGAGCGAGCTGTATTATTCCTGGAAGAAATCCTTAAAGTTGGAGGATACTTTAAAGCTGTAGAGTCAGGTTTTTTCGTTGATTCTGGAAGGTATCCAGAAAGAAATGGTGATGGTATTGCCCGGGAAATAGATGGCGGGGTAGCAGCAGGAACAATTGTCCCCAGGGATGATGATTACCTGGCTCCGGTATGTGACCACTTCGGGGAGAATAATATACCAGAAGAACTGGAAAAACCATGTGACCTGATAGGTGGCTGTACCCTTCATAATCCAGATAAAATTGACTTTATAGATGAACTTGATGATGAGGACAATGTCCATAAACGGCTTGAAAAAAATAAAAAATACCGTAAAGGTAACCTTTTAAAACCGGAAGTGGAATGGTTGGCAGATGGCTGGGTTAATATTACTATCTTCCTGCCCATTAACCAGGATGTTGCAGAAGTAGCCGCCCTGGAAATAGCCAGAAAAATGGGCCTGAAAAATCCTGAAGTGATACATAAGGAGGTTATGCACCCGGCTGAGGGTACCCTCCTTGAGGTAAAAGGGCAGGTGGATTTTGATATTGAGGTTGATAAACTGAGAATTCCTGAAAAGCAAAAACCCCTCCCCGATGATGAAATAAGGGAGTTTATTGACGAAAACCCCATGAGGGTTGTAGCGGCAACGGTAGGTAAAGATGAACACTCAGTAGGGTTAAGGGAGATTATTGATATTAAACATGGTGGTATCGAAAAATATGGGTTTAAAGTTACCTACCTGGGGACTTCGGTTCCTGTAAGTAAAGTGGTCGATGCTGCCATTGAGACCAATGCTGATGCTATCTTGATCAGTACTATAATTACCCACAACGATATTCACCGTATTAATATGAGAAAACTAAATGATTTATGTATAGAGAAGGGAATAAGGGATAAAGTAATATTAGTAGCCGGTGGGACCCAGGTCAGTAATGATATTGCTGTAGAAGCCGGAATGGATGCTGGCTTTGGTCGGGGGACTTCAGGTGATGAGGTTGCCAGTTTTCTGGTTAAAAAGAAAAGAGGAGACATTTAA
- a CDS encoding ornithine aminomutase subunit alpha gives MGIKREDDFEQRRKHLKELSDKELNERFWQLTEKIVDPLLELARTHTSESIERSVLLRMGFNSLEAKAIVNKVVEAGLLGKGAGHVVLKLSQKEGIPVKEAGVSISQGKRSVEELRGLFEGGDRT, from the coding sequence ATGGGGATTAAAAGAGAAGATGATTTTGAGCAGAGGAGAAAACACCTTAAGGAGCTTTCTGATAAAGAATTAAATGAAAGGTTCTGGCAATTAACTGAAAAGATTGTTGATCCCTTGCTGGAACTGGCCAGGACCCATACTTCCGAATCTATTGAAAGATCTGTCCTGTTGAGAATGGGTTTTAATAGTCTTGAGGCCAAGGCCATAGTCAACAAGGTTGTGGAAGCAGGCCTGCTGGGAAAAGGAGCGGGCCATGTTGTTTTAAAACTGTCACAGAAAGAGGGTATTCCGGTAAAGGAAGCCGGGGTTTCAATTAGCCAGGGTAAGAGGTCGGTAGAAGAATTACGAGGTCTTTTTGAGGGGGGTGACCGGACGTGA
- a CDS encoding GlmL-related ornithine degradation protein yields MDLDLLIAEIGSTTTVVNGFTGIKKGTPRLKGQGLAPTTVLEGDVTVGLNNAIENLKEVLGADDLTWSEFMATSSAAGGLKMTVHGLVKDMTVKAAREAALGAGAVIKMVTAGKLRESKLNKIKEINPNIILLAGGVDYGEEEVILHNARLLAQMKLNVPIIYAGNKAIQDEVRDIFDNSQQDILITDNVYPEIDTLNIEPTRRLIQQVFARHIIKAPGMEKIKPMLSSEMMPTPGAVMKSARLLREDIGNLVVIDIGGATTDVHSVTEDTPGVKQVLINPEPVAKRTVEGDLGVFINAPHVFKLIEETRKNGYEYKEVKAIPGNEKERGFVRLLAETAALTAIKRHAGRLRDFFGPQGRQTVAEGKDLSGVRWVIGTGGALTRLGRGDEVLTRVIEYRGSRLFPPEDAKILIDRNYIMAAMGILSEKYPDKALRLLKESLGLDIED; encoded by the coding sequence ATGGATCTGGATCTATTAATAGCCGAAATAGGGAGCACAACGACCGTAGTTAACGGGTTTACCGGGATAAAAAAGGGCACTCCCCGCTTAAAAGGACAGGGTCTGGCTCCGACTACAGTACTCGAGGGAGATGTTACGGTAGGTTTGAATAATGCTATTGAAAACCTGAAGGAAGTCCTGGGAGCAGATGACCTGACCTGGTCTGAGTTTATGGCTACCAGCAGTGCTGCCGGGGGGTTGAAGATGACTGTTCACGGACTGGTTAAAGATATGACTGTTAAAGCTGCCCGGGAGGCAGCCCTCGGGGCCGGTGCTGTTATCAAAATGGTTACAGCCGGTAAACTCCGGGAATCTAAATTAAATAAGATAAAAGAGATCAACCCCAACATTATCCTGCTGGCCGGTGGGGTTGACTATGGGGAAGAAGAGGTTATTCTCCACAATGCCAGGCTTCTGGCTCAAATGAAATTAAATGTTCCTATAATTTATGCCGGGAATAAAGCCATTCAGGACGAAGTCAGGGATATCTTTGACAATAGCCAGCAGGATATTCTTATAACTGATAATGTTTATCCAGAAATTGATACCCTGAATATCGAACCAACCCGGAGACTGATTCAACAGGTCTTTGCCCGTCATATTATTAAAGCTCCGGGTATGGAAAAGATAAAACCGATGTTAAGTTCTGAAATGATGCCAACTCCGGGGGCTGTTATGAAGTCTGCCCGGTTGTTACGGGAGGATATCGGTAATCTGGTGGTTATTGATATCGGAGGGGCCACTACTGATGTTCATTCGGTGACAGAAGATACCCCCGGGGTTAAACAGGTTTTAATTAACCCTGAACCGGTAGCCAAAAGAACAGTGGAAGGGGATCTGGGGGTTTTTATTAATGCCCCCCATGTTTTTAAATTAATAGAAGAAACCCGGAAGAATGGGTATGAATATAAAGAAGTTAAAGCTATACCAGGTAATGAAAAAGAGAGGGGCTTTGTCCGACTTCTGGCAGAAACAGCAGCCCTGACTGCAATAAAAAGGCATGCCGGCCGGCTCAGGGATTTTTTTGGACCCCAGGGCAGGCAAACGGTGGCTGAAGGTAAGGATTTAAGTGGTGTTAGATGGGTTATCGGAACCGGTGGCGCTTTAACCAGGCTTGGCCGGGGTGATGAAGTATTAACCAGAGTTATTGAATACCGGGGTTCGAGACTTTTTCCTCCTGAAGATGCTAAAATTCTTATTGACAGGAATTATATTATGGCTGCTATGGGCATATTGAGTGAAAAATACCCCGATAAAGCCCTGAGATTATTAAAAGAAAGCCTGGGGTTGGATATTGAGGATTAA
- the ortB gene encoding 2-amino-4-oxopentanoate thiolase subunit OrtB, with amino-acid sequence MTATDYNSVMARKNDIMKKAVGIDYSRFSRGRLVFDYERMMEEVGYSLEEIKRIQAEVGVGNTPLLELKNITELARKLAPQGKGARIFLKDEASNPSGSYKARRASVSVYHAQKHGYRGVAAATSGNYGAAVASQAAMRGLDCIIVQETFDSRGVGQPEILEKGRKCEAYGAEVIQLSVGPELFYMFLKVLEETGYFNASLYTPFGIAGVEPLGFEIVTQLKERINRVPDAVVCTHAGGGNLTGTARGLKKAGCDETEVIAASVDLYGLHMASDTDFNLKSFTTGHTGFGIPFATWPDRADVPRNAARALRYMDRYLTVKQGEVFYITEALAQLEGIERGPAGNTSLAAAFALAQEMDEDQVIVVQETEYTGAGKHPYAQLNFARENGIEVKRGNPDKEKGGESVIIPEDPTQIKVRPLDLKKIKKSYLKNVIKSIGTTELTEEEIKFLSEEINESQSVVKRMLDEIE; translated from the coding sequence ATGACAGCCACTGATTATAATTCAGTTATGGCCAGGAAAAATGATATAATGAAAAAGGCGGTGGGGATTGACTATAGCCGTTTCTCCAGGGGAAGGCTGGTTTTTGACTATGAACGGATGATGGAAGAGGTTGGTTATAGCCTGGAGGAAATAAAAAGGATTCAGGCTGAAGTGGGAGTTGGGAATACTCCTCTTCTTGAACTAAAAAATATCACTGAGCTGGCCCGAAAACTGGCTCCCCAGGGAAAGGGTGCCAGGATATTTTTGAAGGATGAGGCCTCCAACCCTTCCGGTAGTTATAAAGCCAGGAGGGCGTCAGTCTCTGTTTATCATGCCCAGAAGCATGGTTACAGGGGGGTTGCTGCAGCCACCAGTGGTAACTACGGGGCAGCTGTAGCTTCCCAGGCAGCCATGAGGGGGCTGGACTGTATCATCGTCCAGGAGACCTTTGACAGCCGCGGGGTAGGCCAGCCAGAAATACTGGAAAAGGGTAGGAAATGTGAGGCCTATGGGGCTGAAGTTATACAACTTTCAGTGGGCCCGGAACTTTTCTATATGTTTTTAAAGGTATTAGAAGAAACGGGTTATTTTAATGCCTCTTTATATACTCCCTTCGGTATTGCCGGAGTGGAGCCACTGGGTTTTGAAATTGTTACCCAGCTTAAAGAAAGGATTAACCGGGTCCCGGATGCAGTTGTCTGTACCCATGCCGGCGGAGGCAATTTAACGGGTACGGCCAGAGGCCTCAAAAAAGCAGGTTGTGACGAGACTGAAGTTATTGCAGCCAGTGTTGACCTCTATGGGCTTCATATGGCCAGTGATACTGATTTTAATCTAAAATCTTTTACCACCGGGCATACCGGGTTTGGTATACCCTTTGCAACCTGGCCGGATCGAGCCGATGTACCCCGGAATGCAGCCAGGGCCCTGCGTTATATGGACCGGTATCTAACTGTAAAACAGGGTGAGGTTTTCTATATAACCGAGGCCCTGGCCCAGCTTGAAGGTATCGAGAGAGGGCCGGCCGGGAACACTTCTCTGGCAGCTGCTTTTGCCCTGGCCCAGGAGATGGATGAAGACCAGGTAATAGTGGTTCAGGAGACTGAATACACCGGGGCCGGGAAACACCCCTATGCCCAGTTAAACTTTGCCCGGGAAAATGGTATTGAAGTTAAGAGGGGTAATCCCGATAAAGAAAAGGGCGGGGAATCAGTAATTATCCCTGAAGATCCGACCCAGATAAAGGTTCGTCCCCTGGATCTAAAGAAAATCAAGAAGTCTTATTTGAAGAATGTTATAAAAAGTATTGGTACTACAGAATTAACAGAAGAAGAAATTAAGTTTCTATCTGAAGAGATTAATGAAAGCCAGTCAGTAGTGAAAAGGATGCTGGATGAGATAGAATAA
- the ortA gene encoding 2-amino-4-oxopentanoate thiolase subunit OrtA, translating into MEKVKAGSWVQVKKIVLEPEERKAKLPEDTKKVPLELRVKGFLMEDARVGEEVTVKTYIGREIQGILEDPDPSYEHKFGRPVPELIPVGRELREILKKRGLNK; encoded by the coding sequence ATGGAAAAGGTTAAAGCCGGAAGCTGGGTTCAGGTGAAAAAAATAGTCCTTGAACCAGAGGAAAGGAAGGCGAAACTCCCCGAAGATACTAAAAAGGTTCCCCTGGAATTACGGGTTAAAGGTTTTTTAATGGAAGATGCTAGAGTAGGGGAAGAGGTTACCGTTAAAACCTATATAGGAAGGGAAATACAGGGAATACTGGAAGACCCGGACCCGTCTTATGAACATAAATTTGGCCGCCCTGTTCCTGAACTAATTCCTGTCGGCAGGGAACTCAGGGAAATACTTAAAAAAAGGGGGCTAAATAAATGA